In Oscillospiraceae bacterium, the following are encoded in one genomic region:
- the fliD gene encoding flagellar filament capping protein FliD, whose protein sequence is MSSKVSSISRLTGLASGMDTESIVANMMSKSKARIDKVKQQKTRLEWKQEYYKSTLTKLNSFQTKSFGTSDSNLKLSLSKLSATYSSPYVSVTPGSDAVKGNIYISDIVSLASSASVKSSNTVSSDPVISVNTGNLSELSGKSIDVTLDGIKKTLTFSEKTYLSSQDVVNELNSLLSASFGAGRVDLSLNNDSVTLSSKNSILSISLTETAENNPTGILDFGGYATNRLDLVSALASSGFSSSPASDPDTGIAFKINGVSFSFSSDDSVSKIMNGINSSSAGIKVSYSQLEDKFTLVSDDTGVASSVSFEDTAGSLMNSMFGTGVLKSGTDAVIKLNMYGSSEPSDQITVTRSTNAFDLNGSTVKLLGKAAGDTAENISIGLNYDVDSIADKISSFISDYNELLGSLTTLTSEKVYKDYDPLTDDEKEKLSENEIKTWTEQAKSGTLRNDTYLTSIETDLRSSMYSTISGLGSLSSIGITTGLYSEKGKLYIDKDKLRAALSKDAEGTLEMFTKESDISYSLYSTPEQQETRFNENGVLSRISDIIKKNLSNVGKKGALITLVGSPDSSYNAETEYSKRINALDTKIDFMEEKLTSEEDRYWRQFTTMESAIAKMNSQSSYITQLFSSNKN, encoded by the coding sequence ATGTCGAGTAAAGTATCATCAATTTCACGTTTAACAGGGCTTGCTTCGGGTATGGATACCGAAAGCATTGTCGCAAATATGATGAGCAAAAGCAAAGCAAGAATAGATAAAGTAAAACAGCAGAAAACAAGACTTGAATGGAAACAGGAGTATTATAAAAGCACATTGACAAAGCTTAATAGTTTTCAAACCAAGTCCTTCGGCACCTCAGACAGTAATTTAAAATTATCGCTCAGCAAGCTCAGCGCCACATACAGTTCTCCGTATGTGTCGGTGACACCCGGCTCTGATGCGGTGAAGGGAAATATTTATATAAGCGATATCGTAAGCCTCGCGAGTTCCGCCTCAGTAAAGAGCAGCAATACAGTCAGCTCGGATCCTGTTATATCGGTAAATACCGGAAATCTTTCTGAGCTGTCTGGGAAAAGCATTGATGTGACTCTTGACGGCATTAAAAAAACACTCACCTTTTCCGAAAAAACTTATCTTTCTTCTCAAGATGTCGTAAACGAGCTTAATTCTCTTCTGAGCGCTTCTTTTGGAGCGGGCAGGGTTGATTTGTCCCTTAACAACGACAGCGTCACACTCAGTTCAAAGAACAGCATATTGTCAATAAGCCTTACTGAAACAGCCGAAAACAATCCGACCGGAATACTTGATTTTGGCGGATATGCTACAAACAGGCTTGATTTAGTTTCGGCGCTTGCGTCGTCCGGCTTTTCTTCTTCTCCGGCCTCAGATCCGGACACTGGAATTGCGTTTAAAATAAATGGAGTTTCATTTTCGTTTTCTTCCGATGATTCTGTAAGCAAAATAATGAACGGAATAAATTCAAGCAGCGCGGGAATCAAAGTATCATATTCTCAGCTTGAAGATAAATTTACACTTGTCTCAGACGATACCGGGGTTGCTTCTTCTGTCAGCTTTGAGGATACAGCAGGTTCATTGATGAATTCAATGTTTGGCACCGGAGTGTTAAAATCAGGAACCGATGCCGTAATAAAGCTTAATATGTACGGCTCGTCAGAGCCAAGCGATCAAATCACCGTGACACGTAGCACAAACGCATTTGATCTGAACGGAAGCACGGTAAAGCTTCTTGGAAAAGCAGCGGGTGATACCGCAGAAAATATCAGCATCGGCCTGAACTATGATGTAGATTCTATTGCCGATAAAATTTCATCATTCATAAGCGATTATAATGAGCTTTTAGGTTCTCTTACGACGCTTACATCAGAAAAAGTTTACAAAGATTATGATCCTCTGACAGATGACGAGAAAGAAAAGCTATCAGAAAATGAAATAAAAACATGGACAGAACAAGCTAAAAGCGGCACTCTAAGGAACGACACATATCTGACTTCGATTGAAACAGATCTCAGAAGCAGTATGTATTCAACTATAAGCGGCCTCGGATCACTGTCATCAATCGGTATCACAACCGGCCTATATTCCGAAAAAGGTAAATTATACATAGATAAAGACAAGCTGCGCGCGGCTTTAAGCAAGGATGCCGAAGGTACGCTTGAGATGTTTACAAAAGAAAGCGATATATCATATTCTTTGTATTCGACACCCGAGCAACAGGAAACGCGTTTCAATGAAAACGGCGTTTTATCGAGAATTTCGGATATTATTAAGAAAAATCTAAGCAATGTCGGTAAAAAAGGCGCGCTTATAACGCTAGTCGGAAGTCCCGATTCATCTTATAACGCTGAAACGGAATACAGTAAAAGAATCAACGCTCTCGACACTAAAATTGATTTCATGGAAGAAAAGCTCACAAGCGAAGAAGACCGTTATTGGAGACAGTTTACCACCATGGAAAGCGCGATTGCAAAGATGAATTCGCAAAGCTCATATATAACACAATTATTTAGTTCAAATAAAAACTAA
- a CDS encoding chemotaxis protein CheW produces MNRTLAPELVEMEEDTQYGRYLTFNLGTEYYGLEIKYVTEIIGMQLITTLPGLPAYIKGIINLRGRIIPVMDVRLRFDKEQLEYNDRICIIVACFDGVDIGLIVDRVSEVLTIPDADIVPPPEINKTSNKFIKGIGKVGNEVKLLLDYQKLIDHDDILAIITD; encoded by the coding sequence ATGAACAGAACTTTGGCTCCCGAATTGGTTGAGATGGAAGAAGATACTCAATACGGAAGGTATCTGACATTTAATCTCGGCACTGAATATTACGGCCTGGAAATTAAGTATGTTACCGAAATAATCGGAATGCAGCTGATAACCACGCTTCCCGGACTTCCGGCGTATATTAAAGGAATTATAAACCTTCGGGGTCGGATAATTCCGGTGATGGATGTAAGACTGAGATTCGATAAGGAACAGCTGGAGTATAACGACAGAATATGTATAATTGTGGCATGCTTCGACGGTGTCGACATTGGTCTTATTGTCGATAGGGTATCGGAGGTTCTTACGATTCCCGACGCGGATATTGTACCTCCGCCGGAGATAAACAAAACGAGCAACAAGTTTATCAAGGGCATTGGAAAGGTCGGAAATGAAGTCAAGCTTTTACTCGATTATCAGAAGCTGATTGACCATGACGATATTTTAGCGATTATCACAGATTAA
- a CDS encoding chemotaxis protein CheA: MSENTANDSLVDMFIYETSQNTEQLEQIILNTEAAGSFAEKSINEIFRIMHTIKGSAAMMSYVNISTTAHRVEDLFYYIRENPGAKYNCSDISDLILSCMDYINKEIDRIRSGSESQENDCALLVDRIEKTLNATKNGAITEEIETKTESALVINKYKAVIFFEQGCEMENIRAYSIILALNEFTDKVTYEPADIIDNDETAKQIRTNGFIIHIETEKTYDELFAILKQTTFLRDMELTDENKPAPADNEQKQIQNVDPIVKVEKSDVKSEKDEDNDKSAKDYHQQPQSIISVGVSKLDKLMDLMGEIVIAEAMVVENPDLAGCELTNFRKAAVHLRKILLEMQDMVMSLRLVPLATTFQKMHRIVRDMSKKLGKDVRLQLIGEDTDVDKNIIEHISDPLIHLVRNSIDHGIESMEDRIKAGKQPYGTVTLEAQNAGSDVLIFVSDDGRGLDKEKILSKARKNDLIHKLETELTEKDIYNMIYLPGFSTNESVTEYSGRGVGMDVVMQNITSVGGSVSVDSVEGKGMTVMLKIPLTVAIIDGMNIGVGNARFTIPITAIRESFKPLKKNIFKDTSGNEFIMVRGECLAIMRLHSQWDIETKVTELDDGILIIIEQDDRKRCIFADALIGRQQVVVKTLPQYLKGIKNLECLSGCTLLGDGSISQILDTRWLVNADINTKEIEI; this comes from the coding sequence ATGTCTGAAAATACCGCAAATGATTCCCTTGTTGACATGTTTATATATGAGACTTCTCAGAACACCGAGCAGCTTGAACAGATTATACTCAACACAGAAGCAGCCGGGAGCTTCGCGGAGAAGTCAATAAACGAAATATTCCGCATAATGCACACAATAAAGGGCTCCGCGGCAATGATGTCATATGTCAATATATCGACAACCGCCCACAGAGTTGAGGATTTGTTTTATTACATAAGAGAAAACCCCGGGGCAAAGTATAATTGCTCCGATATATCTGATCTTATTCTGTCTTGTATGGATTATATAAATAAAGAAATCGATAGAATACGGAGCGGCAGCGAATCACAGGAAAACGACTGCGCTCTGCTCGTTGACAGAATAGAAAAAACTTTAAACGCAACAAAAAACGGAGCTATTACGGAGGAGATTGAAACAAAGACGGAATCAGCTCTTGTAATAAATAAATATAAAGCCGTTATTTTTTTTGAGCAAGGCTGCGAAATGGAAAATATAAGAGCCTACTCGATCATTCTGGCGCTTAATGAATTTACCGATAAGGTAACTTATGAGCCGGCGGATATAATAGACAACGATGAAACCGCCAAGCAGATAAGAACAAACGGGTTTATCATACATATAGAAACAGAAAAAACATATGACGAGCTGTTTGCTATATTGAAACAGACGACATTTCTTCGCGATATGGAGCTCACTGATGAGAATAAACCTGCTCCGGCAGATAACGAGCAGAAGCAGATCCAAAACGTGGATCCGATTGTAAAAGTAGAAAAATCCGATGTTAAATCCGAAAAAGATGAGGATAACGATAAGTCAGCAAAAGATTATCATCAGCAGCCGCAAAGCATAATCAGTGTCGGCGTATCAAAACTTGATAAACTGATGGATCTTATGGGAGAGATAGTTATCGCAGAAGCGATGGTTGTAGAAAATCCGGATCTTGCCGGCTGCGAGCTTACCAATTTCAGAAAAGCTGCGGTTCATCTCAGAAAAATACTTCTTGAAATGCAGGACATGGTTATGTCGCTGAGGCTTGTGCCTCTTGCCACGACCTTTCAAAAAATGCATCGTATAGTAAGGGATATGAGTAAAAAGCTTGGCAAGGATGTAAGGCTTCAGTTGATCGGAGAAGATACAGATGTCGATAAAAATATAATTGAGCATATATCTGATCCTTTGATTCACCTTGTCAGGAACAGCATAGACCATGGTATAGAAAGCATGGAGGACAGGATAAAAGCCGGGAAACAGCCATACGGTACGGTTACCCTTGAAGCGCAAAATGCCGGCAGCGATGTTTTGATATTCGTCAGCGATGACGGACGCGGGCTTGACAAAGAAAAAATATTGAGTAAGGCGAGAAAAAACGATCTTATACACAAGCTCGAAACAGAATTGACCGAAAAAGATATTTACAATATGATTTATCTTCCGGGCTTTTCTACAAATGAAAGCGTTACGGAGTACAGCGGCCGAGGCGTAGGAATGGATGTTGTCATGCAGAATATTACTTCTGTCGGAGGCTCCGTTTCTGTAGACAGTGTTGAAGGCAAGGGCATGACGGTAATGCTTAAAATACCGCTGACGGTGGCTATCATCGACGGCATGAATATCGGAGTTGGAAACGCGAGATTTACAATACCTATAACGGCAATCAGAGAATCATTTAAGCCCTTAAAGAAAAATATCTTCAAAGATACGAGCGGAAACGAATTTATAATGGTGCGGGGTGAGTGCCTTGCTATAATGCGTCTTCACAGCCAATGGGATATAGAAACAAAAGTAACCGAGCTTGACGACGGCATACTGATAATAATAGAACAGGATGATAGAAAGCGCTGCATATTTGCGGATGCTCTTATTGGACGGCAGCAGGTAGTGGTTAAAACGCTTCCTCAATATTTAAAGGGGATAAAGAACCTCGAATGCCTGTCGGGATGCACTCTGCTCGGAGACGGAAGTATTAGCCAGATACTTGATACAAGATGGCTTGTAAACGCGGATATTAATACAAAGGAGATAGAGATATGA
- a CDS encoding response regulator, with amino-acid sequence MINVLIVDDAAFMRLAIKNVLVKNGFMVVAEAKNGQEGVEKYLEFKPDVITMDITMPDMTGIEALKKIREINPKAKVIMVSAMGQESMVKEAIISGAKSFIVKPFKEEHITQTILKVAATS; translated from the coding sequence ATGATAAATGTTCTGATAGTAGATGACGCTGCATTTATGAGACTTGCCATTAAAAATGTACTTGTAAAAAATGGATTTATGGTAGTGGCAGAGGCAAAAAACGGACAAGAGGGAGTAGAAAAATACCTTGAGTTCAAACCTGACGTAATAACAATGGACATAACAATGCCGGATATGACAGGAATAGAGGCATTGAAAAAAATTCGGGAAATAAATCCGAAGGCAAAGGTGATTATGGTTTCCGCAATGGGGCAGGAAAGCATGGTAAAGGAAGCGATAATAAGCGGAGCGAAATCCTTTATCGTAAAGCCGTTTAAAGAAGAACACATTACACAGACGATTCTGAAGGTTGCCGCGACCAGCTGA
- a CDS encoding HD-GYP domain-containing protein, translated as MRFVQTDKLKPGMILGADIRGPKNELMLAAGQVLTLQQITRLMNNDFAGLYITDVYPQKSPEKGIISKKLKDNTVSALSSFLEMVSSRKSESAVRVYDELKYYLNEIIDDISSDTNVMANIVDLKVYDNYTYYHCVNVAALSIMVGAAAGLNRSGLYKLGMGAILHDLGKIFIPKDILNKPGRLTNDEYEQIKKHCQLGGDYLRKNWEIPVESVVGVLTHHERCDGSGYPYGLPLNKQTIEGKLIAICDVYDAMTSERPYRASLSPSEAIEHIIGNSGTMFDPELITIFIKKIAPYPIGSRVVLSNGIKATVVRNYPKGLTRPMVEIDEPLNVGGSFERNILDLFNDVSLLNITIIGLDK; from the coding sequence ATGAGATTCGTACAAACGGACAAATTAAAACCGGGCATGATTCTCGGCGCCGATATACGGGGGCCGAAAAACGAGCTTATGCTTGCGGCGGGTCAGGTGTTGACTTTACAGCAAATCACAAGGCTCATGAATAACGATTTTGCCGGATTATATATAACCGATGTGTATCCTCAGAAATCGCCGGAAAAGGGAATCATAAGCAAAAAATTGAAGGATAATACGGTAAGCGCTCTGTCGTCATTTTTGGAAATGGTCAGTAGCAGAAAAAGCGAAAGCGCTGTTCGTGTATATGACGAGCTCAAGTATTATCTGAACGAAATTATTGACGACATATCAAGCGATACAAACGTAATGGCAAATATTGTTGATCTCAAGGTTTACGATAATTATACATATTATCATTGTGTAAATGTCGCGGCGCTGTCAATTATGGTCGGGGCTGCGGCAGGACTTAACAGGAGCGGGCTCTATAAGCTCGGAATGGGAGCCATTCTCCATGATTTGGGCAAAATATTCATTCCAAAAGATATACTCAATAAGCCCGGGCGACTTACAAATGACGAATATGAGCAGATAAAAAAACACTGTCAGCTCGGAGGCGATTATCTCCGTAAAAATTGGGAAATTCCTGTCGAATCTGTCGTGGGCGTATTAACGCATCATGAAAGGTGCGACGGCTCCGGATATCCTTACGGGCTTCCTTTAAATAAACAGACCATTGAAGGAAAGCTTATCGCCATATGTGATGTATACGACGCCATGACATCCGAAAGGCCGTACAGAGCTTCGCTTTCTCCGTCCGAAGCCATAGAACACATTATTGGAAATTCCGGGACAATGTTTGATCCGGAATTGATTACAATTTTTATTAAAAAAATTGCGCCGTATCCGATCGGCTCAAGAGTAGTGCTTAGTAACGGAATTAAAGCTACTGTTGTGAGAAACTACCCTAAAGGTCTGACCAGGCCTATGGTAGAGATTGACGAGCCGTTGAATGTCGGCGGTTCCTTTGAAAGGAACATCTTGGATTTATTTAACGATGTTTCATTGCTTAATATAACGATTATCGGCCTGGATAAGTAA
- a CDS encoding flagellin, whose protein sequence is MRINHNISAMNTYRQYNVNTANANGSMEKLSSGYRINRAADDAAGLSISEKMRSQIRGLTQATRNAEDGVSFIQTAEGALNEVSDMLVRLKELAVQVKNGTYSADDKNNIGAEMKALGTAIGDVLTNTKFNGIAVFTTGAAIKYGEDGTQTVTIAAATTTNFTLLKAETDTANTAPADVTTDLVENTITEMNTNRATYGAQQNQLDHAANNLSTTKENLQSAESRVRDVDMAEEMMEYTKNNILLQAAQSMLAQANSQPQGVLQLLR, encoded by the coding sequence ATGAGAATCAACCATAATATTTCGGCGATGAACACTTACAGACAGTATAATGTAAATACTGCCAATGCCAATGGTTCAATGGAAAAGCTGTCAAGCGGCTATCGAATTAACCGCGCGGCCGATGACGCAGCAGGCCTCTCAATATCAGAAAAAATGAGAAGCCAGATCCGCGGACTTACCCAGGCAACCAGAAACGCAGAGGACGGCGTATCCTTTATCCAGACGGCTGAAGGAGCTTTAAACGAAGTTTCCGATATGCTTGTCCGTTTGAAGGAGCTTGCTGTTCAGGTAAAAAACGGTACTTACAGCGCAGATGATAAAAATAATATCGGTGCTGAAATGAAGGCTCTCGGCACTGCTATTGGCGATGTTTTAACCAACACGAAATTCAACGGTATAGCGGTGTTTACTACAGGCGCTGCAATAAAATACGGCGAAGACGGAACTCAGACCGTTACAATAGCGGCCGCGACGACAACTAATTTTACACTATTGAAAGCTGAGACAGATACAGCTAATACGGCTCCCGCCGATGTAACCACTGATCTTGTGGAAAATACAATTACGGAAATGAATACAAACCGCGCGACCTACGGCGCACAGCAAAATCAGCTTGACCATGCCGCAAACAACCTTTCCACCACGAAAGAAAACCTCCAATCGGCGGAATCACGTGTTCGCGACGTTGATATGGCAGAGGAAATGATGGAATATACGAAGAATAATATCCTTCTTCAGGCTGCACAGTCTATGCTCGCGCAAGCTAATTCACAGCCGCAGGGCGTTCTCCAGCTTCTTAGGTAA
- a CDS encoding flagellin, with amino-acid sequence MRINHNISAMNTYRQYSVNTSHANSSMEKLSSGYRINRAADDAAGLSISEKMRSQIRGLTQATRNAEDGVSFIQTAEGALNEVSDMLTRLKELSVQVLNGTYSANDKNNIGAEMKALGTAISDIYVNTKFNGITVFGAQEIITDVADGVVGALLTNAGTDTAAAIKYGEDGGQAVNILDAKTAAINDLTEVTIAAAGTPAGVTVTLVENAITEVNTTRAGYGAQQNQLDHAANNLSTTKENLQSAESRVRDVDMAEEMMEYTKNNILLQAAQSMLAQANSQPQGVLQLLK; translated from the coding sequence ATGAGGATCAACCATAATATTTCGGCGATGAACACATATCGCCAGTATAGTGTTAATACCTCGCATGCAAACAGCTCTATGGAAAAGCTGTCAAGCGGATACCGAATCAACCGCGCGGCTGATGACGCAGCAGGCCTCTCAATATCCGAGAAAATGAGAAGCCAGATCCGCGGACTTACCCAGGCAACCAGAAACGCAGAGGACGGCGTATCCTTTATTCAGACGGCAGAAGGCGCGTTAAACGAAGTTTCCGATATGCTGACAAGGCTCAAGGAGCTTTCAGTTCAGGTATTAAACGGAACCTACAGCGCAAATGATAAAAATAATATCGGCGCCGAAATGAAGGCTTTGGGTACCGCAATTTCCGATATATATGTCAATACTAAATTTAACGGAATAACAGTTTTCGGTGCTCAGGAAATTATTACCGATGTTGCAGACGGTGTTGTGGGGGCTCTTTTAACCAATGCCGGAACAGATACGGCAGCTGCGATAAAATACGGCGAAGACGGCGGTCAAGCAGTTAACATTCTTGATGCCAAGACTGCGGCAATAAATGACCTTACGGAAGTGACCATTGCCGCGGCTGGAACTCCGGCTGGTGTAACAGTCACGCTTGTTGAAAATGCCATAACCGAGGTCAATACGACAAGAGCCGGATACGGCGCACAGCAAAACCAGCTTGACCATGCCGCAAACAACCTTTCCACCACTAAGGAAAACCTCCAATCTGCTGAATCCCGCGTACGCGACGTTGATATGGCGGAAGAAATGATGGAATACACGAAGAACAACATTCTTCTTCAGGCTGCACAGTCTATGCTTGCTCAGGCAAATTCACAGCCGCAGGGCGTTCTCCAGCTTCTCAAATAA
- a CDS encoding flagellin — translation MRINHNISAMNTYRQYSVNTSHANSSMEKLSSGYRINRAADDAAGLSISEKMRSQIRGLTQATRNAEDGVSFIQTAEGALNEVSDMLTRLKELSVQVLNGTYSANDKNNIGAEMKALGTAISDIYVNTKFNGIKVFGTQTATGGILASNDGSATAAAIKYGEDGGQSVNILDAKTSSMFALTTATDAANTTPAGVTVTLVEDAITEVNTTRAGYGAQQNQLDHAANNLSTTKENLQSAESRVRDVDMAEEMMEYTKNNILLQAAQSMLAQANSQPQGVLQLLR, via the coding sequence ATGAGAATCAACCACAATATTTCGGCGATGAACACATATCGCCAGTATAGTGTCAACACCTCGCATGCAAACAGCTCTATGGAAAAGCTGTCAAGCGGATACCGAATCAACCGCGCAGCAGATGATGCCGCAGGCCTTTCGATATCAGAGAAAATGAGAAGCCAGATCCGCGGGCTCACACAGGCGACCAGAAACGCAGAGGACGGCGTATCCTTTATTCAGACCGCAGAAGGAGCTTTGAACGAAGTTTCCGATATGCTTACAAGGCTCAAGGAGCTTTCAGTTCAGGTATTAAACGGAACCTACAGCGCAAATGATAAAAATAATATCGGCGCCGAAATGAAGGCTTTGGGCACTGCGATTTCCGATATATATGTCAATACAAAGTTCAATGGTATAAAGGTTTTCGGAACACAGACAGCTACGGGCGGTATACTTGCATCGAACGACGGATCAGCTACGGCAGCAGCGATAAAGTACGGAGAGGACGGCGGACAATCCGTTAATATTCTTGATGCCAAGACGTCATCTATGTTCGCACTTACAACGGCGACAGATGCAGCAAATACAACTCCGGCTGGTGTAACAGTCACGCTTGTTGAAGACGCCATAACCGAGGTCAATACGACCAGAGCCGGATACGGCGCACAGCAAAACCAGCTTGACCATGCCGCAAACAACCTCTCAACCACAAAAGAGAACCTCCAGTCGGCAGAATCCCGTGTACGCGATGTGGATATGGCGGAAGAAATGATGGAATACACGAAGAACAACATTCTTCTTCAGGCTGCGCAATCAATGCTCGCTCAGGCAAACTCACAGCCGCAGGGCGTTCTCCAGCTACTTAGATAA
- a CDS encoding flagellin yields the protein MRINHNISAMNTYRQYNVNTANANSSMEKLSSGYRINRAADDAAGLSISEKMRSQIRGLTQATRNAEDGVSFIQTAEGALNEVSDMLTRLKELAVQVQNGTYSNDDKANIGAEMKALGTAITGIYVNTKFNGIAVFGAQSGTDTLAEVTSGTAATIAYGENGTQTVTINSAITSEVNDLTLLTAAATTGADAATKAANAALVSVTAVEDAITEVNTTRAGYGAQQNQLDHAANNLSTTKENLQSAESRVRDVDMAEEMMEYTKNNILLQAAQSMLAQANSQPQGVLQLLK from the coding sequence ATGAGAATCAACCACAATATCTCAGCAATGAACACCTACAGACAGTATAATGTAAATACTGCCAATGCCAACAGCTCAATGGAAAAGCTGTCGAGCGGATACCGAATCAACCGCGCCGCCGATGACGCCGCAGGTCTTTCAATTTCAGAGAAAATGAGAAGCCAGATCCGCGGTCTTACTCAGGCAACCAGAAACGCAGAGGACGGCGTATCCTTCATCCAAACCGCAGAAGGCGCTTTGAACGAAGTTTCAGATATGCTTACAAGGCTAAAGGAGCTTGCGGTTCAAGTTCAGAACGGAACCTACAGCAACGATGACAAAGCAAACATCGGCGCAGAAATGAAAGCTCTCGGCACCGCGATTACCGGCATCTATGTTAATACAAAATTCAATGGAATTGCGGTTTTTGGAGCACAATCAGGCACAGATACTCTTGCAGAAGTCACTTCCGGTACTGCGGCGACAATAGCGTACGGCGAAAACGGAACTCAGACCGTTACAATCAACTCCGCAATTACAAGCGAAGTCAACGACTTGACATTACTCACCGCGGCGGCAACGACCGGTGCTGATGCGGCTACGAAAGCCGCCAATGCGGCTTTGGTGTCGGTAACAGCAGTTGAAGACGCCATAACCGAGGTCAATACGACAAGAGCAGGATACGGCGCACAGCAGAACCAGCTTGACCATGCCGCAAACAACCTTTCGACCACGAAGGAAAACCTCCAATCAGCGGAATCCCGCGTGCGCGATGTGGACATGGCGGAAGAAATGATGGAATACACGAAGAACAACATTCTTCTTCAGGCTGCACAGTCTATGCTCGCTCAGGCAAACTCACAGCCGCAGGGCGTTCTCCAGCTTCTTAAATAA
- a CDS encoding carbon storage regulator, producing MLIISRKPGESFTAGDEIKITILEISGDKIKIGIKAPPDIKIMRTEVIETERSNMDAVLSEGMADLEILKDKLREIGIDKK from the coding sequence ATGTTGATCATTAGCAGAAAACCCGGAGAGAGCTTTACCGCCGGAGATGAAATTAAAATTACCATTCTCGAAATCAGCGGTGATAAGATTAAAATAGGAATTAAGGCTCCGCCTGATATAAAAATAATGCGAACAGAGGTCATAGAAACCGAGAGAAGCAATATGGACGCGGTATTATCTGAAGGAATGGCCGATTTGGAAATATTAAAAGATAAATTGCGGGAAATAGGAATAGATAAAAAATAA
- the fliW gene encoding flagellar assembly protein FliW — translation MMINTKDYGILDINEEDIISFPKGVYAFEESKSFVIINSGNKSGFMQLQSIENENPRFIILPAENIIKDYNPDIPEDMIKILKADTADDLCFFVIAVIPSNVKASTVNLRSPIAVNFKERLGAQVILENGEYPVRFKLFENERA, via the coding sequence ATGATGATAAATACAAAGGATTATGGCATTCTTGATATAAATGAAGAAGACATTATTTCATTTCCGAAAGGCGTGTATGCTTTTGAGGAAAGCAAGAGCTTTGTTATAATCAATTCCGGGAATAAATCTGGCTTTATGCAGCTCCAATCGATCGAGAACGAAAATCCCCGTTTTATCATCCTTCCCGCTGAAAATATTATTAAGGATTATAATCCGGATATCCCAGAGGACATGATAAAAATACTAAAAGCCGACACTGCCGATGATTTGTGCTTTTTTGTAATCGCCGTAATACCGAGCAATGTAAAAGCTTCAACAGTAAATTTAAGAAGCCCGATCGCTGTGAATTTTAAAGAAAGGCTCGGAGCGCAGGTGATACTCGAAAACGGAGAGTATCCCGTCAGATTCAAATTATTTGAAAACGAAAGGGCGTAA
- a CDS encoding DUF6470 family protein, which produces MFSYPVSLKFNITRAKALIESKRAEINIRTTKNGYTMESHPIKMNIDNEQFFDSIGIKSNRKQAEEIVQKGKQAVYEFMERKAEEKNALLGPHKMTIAEARSGRFIKNPQLFLEFIPDAKPEISWTEGYNDINYKKDDLDISWNPGSVNIEYVPYSVEISVDRWSDG; this is translated from the coding sequence ATGTTCAGTTATCCTGTTTCGCTTAAATTCAATATAACAAGAGCAAAGGCATTGATCGAATCGAAGCGAGCCGAAATAAATATCAGAACTACAAAAAACGGCTATACCATGGAATCGCATCCGATAAAAATGAATATCGACAACGAGCAGTTTTTCGATTCAATAGGAATTAAATCCAATAGAAAACAAGCCGAGGAAATTGTTCAAAAAGGCAAACAGGCTGTATATGAATTCATGGAGCGGAAGGCGGAAGAAAAAAACGCACTGCTCGGACCGCATAAAATGACAATTGCGGAGGCGCGCTCGGGAAGATTTATTAAAAATCCGCAGTTGTTTTTGGAATTCATTCCTGATGCGAAGCCTGAAATAAGTTGGACCGAAGGCTATAATGATATAAATTACAAAAAAGACGATCTGGATATTTCATGGAATCCCGGAAGCGTAAATATAGAATATGTACCATATTCCGTTGAAATCAGCGTGGACAGATGGTCGGATGGCTGA